GCGCATGCTGCCGCGAGCTTACGATATCAGATGGATGATGATCGTGGGCGGCTATTTAAGCAAAAAGAAGCGCACGATCCCTGCGGGTAAATTTAACGCAGGCCAAAAGGCGTGGTTTTGGGTCGCTACTTTAGGCGGCATAGTGATGATAGCTACGGGCGCGTCGATGTTTTTCCTAGACTACGATATCCCGGCGATGAGAAGTGCGCTAGGTATGAGCCAGATCGAAATTTTAAGAGCAAGCGCGATTATTCATAATTTTTTGGGCGCGGTCTGCGCGGTATTTTTGCTTGTGCATATCTATATGGCGGTCTTTGCGATCAGCGGCGCCATCCACTCGATGATCGACGGACACAAGCCGGAGGAGGAAGTTTACGTACTTCACCACTACTGGTATCGCGAGCTGCTCGATAAAGGGCAGATCGCTAAATCGCAATTTGAAGCGAAGTACCCGCGCTTATAACTTGGGTAAATTTTATGCGGGCCTGCTTGCGCGCGGCTCGCATTAGCTTTGAGGTTCAAAGAATTTTATTTTTAAGGATTACATATGCAACTAGATTGTCGCAATTTAAATTGCCCGGAGCCGCTTTTACGCACTAAAAAAGCCCTCGGCGAGCTAAAAATCGGAGAGAGTTTAGAAATTTTAGTAAACGACGTAGCGCCTCGTGAAAACATAAAACGCTTTTTGGCTAAAAACGGCTTTGAGGCGCGAATTTCACAAGCGGGCGCCGATACACTTATAAAAACCGTAAAAACGGACGAGCTGAAAGATGAAAATATCGACGATATTTATTGTGACGTCACGGTGCCAAAAAGAGGCAAGGTGATATTTCTAAACGAGGAGCAGTGCGGAAGCGGCCCGATCGGAAAGAGTCTACTTGCTAAATTTTTAGGCGCGGCGCTAAGCTTAGACGAAAAGCCAGTGAAGGTGATCTGCGTAAACAACGCCGTGCTTATAACTACGAACCGCGGCCACGAATGCTTTGAGGCAATCAAAAAGCTAAACGAAGCGGGAGCTGAAATTTTAAGCTGCGGAAGCTGTCTGGAGGGCTACAAACTGGTCGATAAGCTCGCGATCGGCGAGATTTCAAACGCATACGAAATCATGGACGTCCTATCGAAATACGAAGTAATCAAACTATGATCTACAGAGATTTTAACCTCACGAAATTTATTGCAGCCGCCGGTTGAGCCGCCAAGCTTGACCCGGCGGGTCTAACCGAAAATCTTGGAAATTTAATCGAGCCCAATGTAAACCTGCTTTCGTCAACCTGCAGCAACGAAGATGCGAGCGTATTTCGCATAAGCGACGATCTTGCACTCGTGCAGACGCTCGATTTTATCACCCCTTTAGTGGACGATCCGTTTGTCTTCGGACAGATCGCGGCGGCAAACTCCCTAAGCGACGTATTTGCGATGGGCGGCGAAGTGATAAACGCCCTAAACATCGTGGGTTTTGACGATTGTCATTTCTCAAACGAAATTCTGCGCGAAATTCTGCGCGGCGGCAAAGATAAGATCAAAGAGTGCGGAGGGGTCTTGGTG
This window of the uncultured Campylobacter sp. genome carries:
- the yedF gene encoding sulfurtransferase-like selenium metabolism protein YedF, translated to MQLDCRNLNCPEPLLRTKKALGELKIGESLEILVNDVAPRENIKRFLAKNGFEARISQAGADTLIKTVKTDELKDENIDDIYCDVTVPKRGKVIFLNEEQCGSGPIGKSLLAKFLGAALSLDEKPVKVICVNNAVLITTNRGHECFEAIKKLNEAGAEILSCGSCLEGYKLVDKLAIGEISNAYEIMDVLSKYEVIKL